Proteins from a genomic interval of Desulfofustis limnaeus:
- a CDS encoding iron-containing alcohol dehydrogenase, with protein MQDFVLHHPTKVIFGRHALSSLTAELGSWSGPLLLVYGRSSIHRSGLYETIVAALAAAGIEFYERGGVESNPTLAGARSGIATAIRHHCQGVLAVGGGSVIDTAKAIAAGCCVNHDLWKLFTGKKPLTRSLPVLTVPTVAGSGSEYNGGMVLTHEEKKRKFGYAHRLLFPRTSLIDPSLTCSVPPAQTLYGAVDILTHCLEVYLSAAIETSPLQRRLLESVSKSTIEACCRLFNDPFCYEDRATMFWAGSLALSGILTAGVGRIAMPLHALEHALSVRQEIPHGAGLAALLPGWLAFQIGRFGGRLAAFGRAVFAIDETNEAQAAALTVTAIESFLEAGGSSPRLSDWAITVEQIPELTAHCREQAAIWRLRNLPPDLIEAILRDCLKRGP; from the coding sequence ATGCAGGACTTCGTTCTCCACCATCCCACCAAGGTCATTTTCGGCCGGCACGCTCTGTCGAGCCTGACTGCTGAACTCGGCAGCTGGTCGGGCCCGCTGCTTCTGGTATACGGCAGATCATCGATCCATCGCTCCGGATTGTATGAAACCATCGTTGCCGCCCTGGCCGCGGCGGGCATCGAATTTTATGAACGAGGCGGCGTTGAGAGCAACCCGACCCTGGCCGGCGCCCGGTCCGGTATCGCCACGGCGATCCGCCATCACTGCCAGGGGGTGCTAGCCGTCGGCGGCGGCTCGGTAATCGACACCGCCAAGGCCATCGCCGCCGGCTGTTGCGTCAACCATGATCTCTGGAAGCTGTTCACCGGCAAGAAGCCTCTCACGCGCAGTCTACCGGTACTGACGGTTCCAACGGTGGCCGGTTCCGGATCGGAATACAACGGTGGCATGGTCCTCACCCACGAGGAAAAAAAGAGGAAATTCGGCTATGCCCATCGGCTGCTCTTCCCGCGCACCAGCCTGATCGATCCGTCGCTCACCTGCTCGGTTCCGCCGGCTCAGACGCTGTACGGAGCCGTTGACATCCTGACCCATTGCCTGGAAGTATACCTGTCCGCCGCAATCGAGACGTCTCCGCTGCAACGGCGATTGCTAGAGAGCGTCAGCAAATCGACCATCGAGGCCTGTTGCCGGTTGTTCAACGATCCCTTCTGTTACGAAGATCGGGCGACCATGTTCTGGGCCGGATCACTGGCCTTGTCGGGGATCCTGACCGCCGGAGTGGGCAGAATTGCCATGCCGCTGCATGCGCTGGAACATGCCTTGTCGGTCCGCCAGGAAATCCCCCATGGCGCTGGACTGGCAGCGCTGCTTCCGGGTTGGTTGGCCTTTCAGATCGGCAGATTCGGTGGTCGATTGGCCGCCTTCGGCCGCGCGGTATTTGCCATCGACGAGACGAACGAGGCGCAAGCCGCCGCTTTGACCGTGACGGCGATCGAGTCGTTTCTCGAGGCTGGCGGCAGCAGCCCTCGACTCAGTGATTGGGCGATCACCGTCGAGCAGATTCCCGAGCTGACCGCGCACTGCCGGGAACAAGCAGCCATCTGGCGTCTGCGCAACCTGCCCCCGGACCTCATTGAGGCGATCCTGAGGGATTGCCTGAAAAGGGGCCCTTGA
- a CDS encoding HU family DNA-binding protein: MSREEFMNKKELIESIAGAAEISKAAAEKALNATMAAVADALKKGDKVTLVGFGTFSVAKRDARTGRNPQTGKSIKIPAKKIAKFKAGSKLSDAIN, translated from the coding sequence ATCAGCAGGGAGGAATTCATGAACAAAAAGGAACTGATCGAGAGTATTGCCGGAGCAGCCGAAATCAGCAAAGCCGCAGCCGAAAAGGCACTGAATGCGACGATGGCAGCCGTTGCCGACGCCTTGAAAAAAGGCGACAAAGTTACCTTGGTTGGATTCGGAACGTTCTCTGTTGCTAAACGTGACGCCCGTACCGGACGCAATCCCCAGACCGGAAAATCCATCAAAATTCCGGCCAAAAAGATTGCCAAGTTCAAAGCAGGCAGCAAACTGTCAGACGCCATTAACTGA
- the rsmA gene encoding 16S rRNA (adenine(1518)-N(6)/adenine(1519)-N(6))-dimethyltransferase RsmA: protein MNRPKSVKSTLLEHHLAPSKRLGQNFLIHRATAESIVSAAGFSPADLVVEVGVGLGALTIPLAAMVNQVIGIELDQGLIRYHEQERILPTNVSLVHGDVLRIDLTHLADQAGQRLKIIANLPYSISNPFIFRIIEYRQVIDQVVVMLQKEVADRLSAAPNTKSYGIPTVLLGSCARIERLLILSPDHFHPRPKIDSQVIRITFLHDDPQPVPFDRLQQLVRAAFASRRKTLVNNLLASTLGLGEKKNSRASLPEQRRQHILHALATLGLSPSIRGETLTVEQFQALTAALWPS, encoded by the coding sequence GTGAACCGACCGAAATCAGTCAAAAGCACCTTGCTGGAGCATCACCTGGCTCCATCGAAACGTTTGGGACAGAACTTTTTGATTCACCGCGCCACCGCCGAGTCCATCGTTTCGGCTGCCGGCTTCAGCCCTGCCGATCTGGTCGTCGAGGTCGGCGTCGGCCTTGGCGCCTTGACCATACCGCTGGCAGCGATGGTGAACCAGGTGATCGGCATCGAACTGGACCAGGGCTTGATCCGCTATCACGAGCAGGAACGTATTTTACCGACCAACGTCTCGCTGGTGCATGGCGATGTCCTGCGTATCGATCTGACCCACCTGGCGGATCAAGCCGGTCAGCGGTTGAAGATCATCGCCAATCTCCCCTATTCCATCTCCAACCCGTTCATCTTCCGCATCATCGAGTATCGTCAGGTGATCGATCAGGTGGTGGTCATGTTGCAGAAGGAGGTGGCCGACCGGCTGAGCGCCGCACCCAACACCAAATCGTACGGCATCCCCACCGTCCTATTGGGGAGTTGTGCGCGAATCGAACGACTTTTGATCTTGTCTCCGGACCACTTTCACCCCCGTCCGAAAATCGATTCCCAGGTCATTCGCATCACCTTTCTGCATGACGATCCGCAGCCGGTACCGTTTGATCGGTTGCAGCAGCTGGTGCGGGCAGCCTTCGCCAGTCGAAGAAAGACTCTGGTCAACAACCTGCTGGCCAGCACGCTGGGTCTGGGAGAGAAGAAAAACTCGAGGGCATCCCTTCCGGAGCAGCGCCGACAGCACATTCTGCACGCCCTGGCCACTCTCGGCCTGTCGCCGTCAATTCGCGGAGAGACCCTGACCGTCGAACAGTTTCAAGCCCTGACCGCGGCCCTCTGGCCATCATGA
- the pheA gene encoding prephenate dehydratase, producing MTDNSPEINKIRRRIDIIDDSILDLLKERIECAKAIGRLKDEDKRAKWDPLRERQIYTRLLENNRGVFPEQALRSIFHEVITSCRLSQKKIMVAYLGPEATFTHLAGVKYFGHSADFKAMESIDEVFAEVEKGRTTYGIVPVENSIEGAVFSTLDSFMKYRVKICGEVRLEISHNLVCKSGDIADIQTVASHAQPLAQCREWLKKNLPRIPTLPVFSTSAAAQMAANNPNIGAIASSLAIKTYELQVVVKGIEDYQGNTTRFLIIGSKSPEYSGSDRTSLLIGTIDRPGALSKILTVLSEEGINLAKIESRPIKGKNWQYVFFLDMMGHIEEERIRKGCQRIKNKCSYFEWLGSYPTGGEATSDL from the coding sequence ATGACAGACAACTCACCGGAAATCAACAAGATCAGAAGGAGAATAGATATCATAGACGATTCTATTCTCGATCTTCTCAAAGAACGAATCGAATGCGCCAAGGCCATCGGCAGACTCAAGGATGAAGATAAGCGGGCCAAATGGGATCCGTTGCGGGAACGACAAATCTACACCCGGCTCCTTGAAAACAACCGGGGTGTCTTCCCCGAACAGGCCCTCCGCTCCATCTTTCACGAGGTGATCACCAGCTGCCGCCTGTCCCAGAAGAAGATTATGGTCGCTTATCTCGGTCCGGAAGCCACCTTCACTCACCTGGCCGGGGTGAAATACTTCGGTCACTCCGCCGATTTCAAGGCAATGGAGTCAATCGATGAAGTCTTTGCGGAAGTGGAGAAAGGAAGAACGACCTACGGTATCGTCCCGGTGGAGAACTCCATCGAAGGGGCCGTGTTTTCCACGCTGGACTCTTTCATGAAATACCGGGTCAAGATCTGTGGTGAGGTCCGGCTCGAGATCAGCCATAACCTGGTCTGCAAGTCGGGCGACATTGCCGACATCCAGACGGTCGCCTCGCATGCCCAACCATTGGCCCAGTGCCGTGAATGGCTGAAAAAGAACCTGCCAAGAATTCCGACCTTGCCCGTCTTCTCCACCAGCGCCGCTGCTCAAATGGCCGCCAACAACCCCAATATCGGGGCCATCGCCTCTTCTCTGGCGATCAAGACCTACGAGTTGCAGGTGGTGGTCAAAGGCATCGAAGATTATCAGGGTAACACCACACGCTTTCTGATCATCGGCAGCAAATCGCCAGAGTACAGCGGTTCCGACCGCACCTCCCTGCTGATCGGCACCATTGATCGTCCCGGGGCTCTGAGCAAGATCCTGACGGTCTTGTCCGAAGAGGGGATCAACCTGGCGAAAATTGAATCGCGGCCAATCAAGGGGAAAAACTGGCAGTACGTATTCTTCCTCGACATGATGGGCCATATCGAAGAGGAACGGATTCGCAAGGGGTGCCAGCGGATCAAAAACAAATGCTCGTATTTCGAATGGCTGGGATCGTACCCGACCGGCGGAGAGGCGACCAGCGATCTATAA
- a CDS encoding homocysteine biosynthesis protein yields MRTKTEKTYAEINARIKAGKAVVVTAEEMVGIVREKGPEAAARQVDVVTTGTFAPMCSSGAFLNFGQTIPTIKAAQVWFNKVPAYGGLAAVDAYLGVTEPCEDDPLNKVYPGEFKYGGGHVLEDLLKGKTILLEAKAYGTDCYAARKMKKEITLADLRDALLCNPRNGYQNYNCAVNLSDKVVYTYMGMLKPQCRNATYCSAGQLSPLLNDPYYKTIGIGTRIFLGGGIGYVTWHGTQHNPDVPRGENGVPKRPAGTLMVQGDLRQMNARWLKGLSILGYGCSLAVGLGIPIPILNPEMAASTGVGDDEIYTQIVDYGSDYTNNVARNYGEVSYAQLRSGSITVNGAAVPTAPLSSLIRAREIAEILKKWIGEGRFFLHEPAELLPGPMTDGG; encoded by the coding sequence ATGCGAACGAAGACGGAGAAGACCTACGCAGAGATCAACGCCCGCATCAAGGCCGGCAAGGCGGTTGTTGTGACCGCCGAAGAGATGGTGGGAATCGTACGAGAAAAAGGGCCGGAAGCGGCGGCGAGACAGGTCGATGTGGTGACCACCGGTACCTTTGCACCCATGTGTTCGTCGGGAGCCTTTCTCAATTTCGGCCAGACCATACCTACCATCAAGGCCGCCCAGGTCTGGTTCAACAAGGTTCCCGCTTATGGTGGGCTGGCAGCGGTCGATGCCTATCTGGGCGTCACCGAACCGTGCGAAGACGACCCCTTGAACAAGGTCTATCCGGGAGAGTTCAAGTACGGGGGAGGGCATGTCCTGGAGGATCTGCTCAAGGGCAAGACCATCCTCTTGGAGGCCAAGGCCTACGGCACCGATTGCTACGCTGCCCGCAAGATGAAAAAGGAGATCACCCTGGCCGATTTGCGCGATGCCCTTTTATGCAATCCACGTAACGGCTACCAGAATTACAATTGTGCCGTCAATCTCTCCGACAAGGTCGTCTATACCTATATGGGGATGCTCAAGCCGCAATGCCGCAATGCAACCTACTGCAGCGCCGGTCAACTGAGTCCGTTGTTGAACGATCCCTATTATAAGACCATCGGCATCGGCACCAGAATCTTTCTCGGGGGAGGCATCGGCTATGTGACCTGGCATGGCACCCAGCACAATCCGGATGTGCCGCGAGGTGAAAACGGTGTACCCAAACGGCCGGCCGGGACCCTGATGGTCCAAGGTGACTTGCGTCAGATGAATGCCAGATGGTTGAAAGGGTTGTCGATCCTCGGCTATGGCTGTTCGCTGGCGGTGGGGCTAGGGATTCCCATTCCCATTTTAAATCCGGAAATGGCCGCCTCTACCGGTGTCGGCGATGATGAGATCTATACCCAGATCGTCGATTATGGGAGTGATTACACCAACAATGTCGCCCGAAATTACGGAGAAGTCAGCTATGCCCAGTTACGCAGCGGCAGCATTACGGTCAATGGTGCTGCCGTGCCCACTGCGCCGCTGTCCAGCCTCATCCGAGCTCGTGAGATAGCCGAAATCCTGAAAAAATGGATAGGCGAAGGCCGTTTTTTTCTGCATGAACCGGCTGAACTGCTGCCCGGCCCAATGACGGACGGCGGATGA
- the larE gene encoding ATP-dependent sacrificial sulfur transferase LarE: MNRITRGKLSRLRDYFQRLPAVAVAYSGGVDSTLAGYVACLAKGVDQVLLLLADSCLLAERTRAEAERVVVDHFPDGVRFLRVHADPLALESLQRNDRYRCYHCKSLIYRQLFAEAQRHGITMLVDGTNVDDLSDDRPGLKAAREMGVLAPLAEIGFTKKEIREAAASFALPNAHLPAESCLATRIPRLTPLAADTLRKIEQMEDFLAALGFAGFRVRMQEDSILLHVSQADWSRLADHSLRTKIITYFRTIEVSRVSVDLCCRR, encoded by the coding sequence ATGAACCGGATTACCCGCGGCAAACTGTCACGATTACGGGACTATTTTCAACGGCTACCGGCTGTTGCCGTCGCCTATTCGGGTGGGGTCGATTCGACCTTGGCGGGCTACGTGGCATGTCTGGCCAAGGGAGTGGATCAGGTGCTGCTGCTCCTCGCCGATTCGTGTCTGCTGGCCGAGAGGACCAGGGCTGAAGCCGAACGGGTGGTTGTCGATCATTTCCCCGATGGCGTGCGGTTTCTTCGAGTTCACGCGGATCCCCTGGCTCTGGAATCTTTGCAGCGCAACGATCGCTACCGCTGCTATCATTGCAAGTCCCTGATCTATCGGCAGCTGTTTGCCGAGGCGCAGCGCCACGGCATCACGATGCTGGTTGACGGCACCAACGTCGATGATTTGAGCGACGACCGGCCGGGGCTTAAGGCTGCCCGGGAGATGGGGGTGTTAGCGCCGCTGGCTGAGATCGGCTTTACCAAGAAGGAGATACGGGAAGCGGCTGCTTCCTTCGCACTGCCCAACGCCCATCTTCCGGCAGAATCCTGCCTGGCCACCAGGATTCCCCGCTTGACTCCTCTTGCAGCAGATACCTTGAGAAAAATCGAACAGATGGAGGATTTCCTCGCTGCGCTTGGTTTTGCCGGTTTCCGGGTGCGAATGCAGGAGGATAGCATCCTGCTGCACGTCAGCCAGGCTGATTGGAGCCGTCTCGCCGACCACTCGTTGAGAACGAAAATTATTACGTATTTTCGAACAATAGAGGTGAGCAGAGTGAGCGTAGATTTGTGTTGTCGCCGATAG
- a CDS encoding DUF2062 domain-containing protein, with protein MNLKRSAKFAYLRLLRTKGTPRAIAGGAAIGVFVGLTPTIPFHTLMVFLLSLLSRTSFLAGLITSFAVCNPLTTLPIYFLSFKIGNLVTHYQLDWLQVSSVLHLLDGNHNLAARLQAITDLGLDTFTVMMIGGGLLALLPGIASYYLFYYLIVHYRQKRSSKHILR; from the coding sequence ATGAACCTCAAACGCTCCGCCAAGTTTGCCTATCTGAGGCTCCTCAGAACGAAAGGAACACCCCGCGCCATTGCCGGCGGAGCCGCGATCGGGGTTTTTGTCGGCCTGACTCCCACCATCCCGTTTCACACCCTCATGGTTTTCCTGCTCTCGCTACTGAGCAGAACATCCTTTCTGGCCGGGCTGATCACCAGTTTCGCGGTCTGTAACCCGTTGACGACGCTGCCGATCTACTTCCTTTCCTTCAAGATCGGCAACCTGGTTACCCACTATCAGCTGGATTGGCTTCAAGTCTCATCCGTTTTGCACCTGCTCGACGGGAACCACAATCTAGCCGCCCGTCTGCAGGCGATAACCGATCTCGGCCTCGATACCTTCACGGTAATGATGATCGGCGGCGGTCTGTTGGCCCTGCTTCCCGGGATAGCCAGCTATTACCTCTTCTACTACCTCATTGTCCACTATCGGCAGAAACGTTCCAGCAAACATATTCTGCGCTGA
- the tsaD gene encoding tRNA (adenosine(37)-N6)-threonylcarbamoyltransferase complex transferase subunit TsaD: MTMIILGIESSCDDTAAAVIDGDANVLANVVSGQDAVHARFGGVVPELASRCHLEAITAVVDEALRQAGKTLGDIDLIAATQGPGLIGSLLVGFCYGKALAFSLARPFVGVDHMSGHLLSAFLEPRQPPFPYLALIVSGGTTALFRVDDFSRFSLLGRTRDDAAGEAFDKIARLLDIGYPGGPVVSRYAEQGDPSRFALPRAWLDDSLDFSFSGLKTATQQLHKQLACRNDASRQAIFDLCASFQQAVVEVLVEKSIRAAQTEALSHLVIGGGVSANSSLRRELLRRCTEASLHLYLPAPAHCTDNAAMIAFAGLQRYVNGDHGSWGDDVFSRSKLGH, translated from the coding sequence ATGACCATGATTATTCTTGGTATTGAAAGCTCGTGTGATGATACGGCGGCTGCCGTTATCGATGGCGACGCAAACGTCCTGGCAAACGTTGTTTCCGGCCAGGACGCCGTACACGCCCGGTTTGGCGGTGTTGTGCCGGAGCTTGCTTCCCGGTGCCATCTCGAAGCAATCACCGCGGTGGTGGATGAGGCTTTGCGCCAGGCCGGCAAGACCCTTGGGGATATCGACCTGATCGCCGCCACCCAAGGCCCCGGCTTGATCGGCTCGTTGCTGGTCGGTTTTTGTTATGGCAAAGCCTTGGCCTTCAGCCTCGCTCGACCGTTTGTCGGTGTCGACCACATGAGTGGCCACTTGCTCTCAGCCTTTCTCGAGCCGCGACAGCCGCCGTTCCCCTACCTGGCCCTCATCGTCTCAGGAGGAACCACCGCTCTTTTCAGAGTCGACGATTTTTCCCGCTTCTCCCTGCTGGGACGGACCCGTGACGATGCCGCCGGTGAGGCATTCGACAAGATCGCCCGCCTTCTGGACATCGGTTACCCCGGCGGACCGGTTGTTTCCCGGTATGCGGAACAGGGCGATCCGTCACGCTTTGCCTTGCCTCGCGCCTGGCTGGACGACTCCCTTGATTTCAGCTTCAGCGGTCTGAAAACCGCCACCCAGCAACTCCACAAGCAGCTCGCCTGCCGGAACGATGCGTCACGGCAGGCGATTTTCGACCTGTGCGCCTCATTCCAGCAGGCTGTTGTCGAGGTTCTGGTGGAAAAAAGCATCCGCGCCGCCCAGACCGAAGCGCTCTCCCACCTGGTCATCGGCGGCGGTGTTTCGGCCAATTCGAGCCTCCGCCGGGAATTGCTGCGTCGCTGCACCGAGGCGTCACTGCACCTGTATCTGCCGGCCCCCGCCCACTGCACGGACAACGCCGCGATGATCGCCTTTGCCGGTCTGCAGCGCTATGTCAACGGCGATCACGGCAGCTGGGGCGACGACGTGTTCTCCCGCTCCAAGCTGGGCCATTAA